The Tistrella mobilis genome window below encodes:
- a CDS encoding FecCD family ABC transporter permease, with amino-acid sequence MTETAADTPGFAGIVDARARARRRMGAALVIALLAVAVAALATGPLAISPSDYPAVAQALMVRFGWIDPAAVEIARADQVKAAVLMDIRLPRLILGLMVGGVLGLSGAVLQGLFRNPLADPGLIGVSSGAALFAVAAIVLGHALVPALPDWAAAAIVPVAAFCGAIAATMLVWRLAGGAAVDGAAAGQDMSLLLLAGVAISAIAAAGVGLFSYIGDDQQLRELTFWAMGGLGGARWGLIWAPAIAIAIAAWLLLPLARALDAHALGDQDAYHLGVDGTRLRRRAVIGAALGVGAAVAVSGTISFVGLVVPHLVRLVVGPAHRGVLPLSVLAGAVLLVGADLPARLVAAPAELPIGIVTALIGGPYFIHLLRARIRGGGI; translated from the coding sequence GTGACCGAGACTGCGGCGGATACGCCCGGTTTTGCCGGCATCGTCGATGCCCGCGCCCGTGCGCGGCGGCGGATGGGCGCGGCGCTGGTGATCGCCCTTCTGGCAGTGGCGGTTGCAGCGCTTGCGACCGGGCCGCTCGCCATTTCGCCATCCGATTATCCGGCGGTCGCCCAGGCATTGATGGTCCGCTTCGGCTGGATCGACCCCGCAGCGGTGGAGATCGCGCGGGCAGATCAGGTCAAGGCGGCGGTGCTGATGGACATCCGCCTGCCGCGGCTGATCCTGGGGCTGATGGTGGGGGGTGTGCTGGGCCTGTCGGGTGCCGTGCTCCAGGGGCTGTTCCGCAACCCGCTGGCCGATCCGGGGCTGATCGGCGTGTCGTCGGGGGCCGCGCTTTTCGCCGTCGCGGCGATCGTGCTCGGCCATGCGCTGGTGCCGGCGCTGCCCGATTGGGCGGCTGCCGCGATCGTGCCGGTGGCTGCCTTCTGCGGCGCCATCGCCGCCACCATGCTGGTCTGGCGGCTGGCGGGCGGGGCTGCGGTGGATGGGGCAGCGGCGGGACAGGACATGTCGCTGCTGCTGCTGGCCGGTGTGGCGATCAGTGCGATCGCGGCGGCCGGTGTCGGCCTGTTTTCGTATATCGGCGACGACCAGCAGTTGCGGGAACTCACCTTCTGGGCCATGGGCGGCCTGGGCGGGGCGCGCTGGGGGCTGATCTGGGCGCCGGCCATCGCCATCGCCATTGCGGCCTGGCTGCTGCTGCCGCTGGCCCGGGCGCTGGACGCCCATGCGTTGGGCGATCAGGATGCCTATCATCTGGGCGTCGACGGCACAAGGCTGCGGCGCCGGGCGGTGATCGGGGCCGCGCTGGGTGTCGGGGCCGCCGTCGCGGTGTCGGGAACCATCAGCTTTGTGGGCCTGGTGGTGCCCCATCTGGTGCGGCTTGTGGTGGGCCCCGCCCATCGCGGCGTGCTGCCACTGTCGGTGCTGGCGGGGGCGGTGCTGCTGGTGGGGGCAGACCTGCCGGCACGGCTGGTGGCGGCCCCGGCGGAACTGCCGATCGGCATCGTCACCGCCCTGATCGGCGGCCCGTACTTCATTCATCTGCTGCGCGCCCGCATCCGCGGCGGCGGCATCTGA
- a CDS encoding cytochrome P450 — MTVIGRGEAALNGGRAESIDFGSAGFRTDPWPAYAAARRDHPVWWSQRLGQICVVRHADVMRVLTDPVFTVEYPFKRTRQAFGETLLDIDGARHLAQRRAAQHLLGFEGVAAAVAGLAPGIIGTTISGLPAGRPVDAVAALAEPIAQGVIRGLFGIDAETGDRLARHLSRVSRYIETADVDLGDVVEDRRALEAEIGRLIDDGLSPRPAALALRVQRMASELERTQLMRLMLLMMAAGVETPLSAIANALAMLLDHRHLIDRLAVEPSLADSFALEVMRFQPPQHDTTRFVRGHTMLGGIEVRRGTSVRVFLASANRDESVFHAADRFDPERFLPGRPPVPVLSFGAGRHACPGRPLASAIIAEALRRLASGFQDIRPAEDCDPTITGEGFRRPRRLTLVLDPRRRPATASLPGAAVA; from the coding sequence ATGACAGTGATCGGACGTGGCGAGGCCGCCCTGAACGGCGGCAGGGCGGAGTCGATCGATTTCGGCAGTGCCGGCTTTCGCACCGATCCCTGGCCGGCTTACGCTGCCGCCCGGCGCGACCACCCCGTGTGGTGGTCACAGCGCCTGGGCCAGATCTGCGTCGTGCGGCATGCCGATGTGATGCGGGTGCTGACCGATCCGGTCTTCACCGTCGAATATCCGTTCAAGCGCACCCGCCAGGCTTTCGGCGAAACCCTGCTCGATATCGATGGCGCCCGCCATCTGGCCCAGCGACGGGCCGCCCAGCATCTGCTGGGCTTCGAGGGCGTGGCCGCGGCCGTGGCGGGGCTCGCCCCCGGCATCATCGGTACCACGATCTCGGGCCTGCCTGCCGGCCGCCCGGTCGATGCGGTTGCGGCCCTGGCCGAGCCGATCGCGCAGGGCGTCATCCGCGGCCTGTTCGGCATCGATGCTGAAACCGGCGACCGTCTGGCCCGGCATCTGTCGCGGGTCAGCCGCTATATCGAAACCGCCGATGTCGATCTGGGCGATGTGGTCGAGGATCGCCGCGCGCTGGAAGCCGAGATCGGCCGGCTGATCGACGACGGCCTGTCGCCGCGCCCGGCGGCGCTGGCCCTCAGGGTTCAGCGCATGGCGTCGGAGCTGGAGCGCACCCAGCTGATGCGGCTGATGCTGCTGATGATGGCGGCCGGCGTCGAAACCCCGCTTTCGGCCATCGCCAATGCACTGGCCATGCTGCTGGATCACCGCCATCTGATCGATCGTCTGGCGGTGGAACCCAGCCTTGCCGACAGTTTCGCGCTGGAGGTGATGCGCTTCCAGCCCCCCCAGCACGACACCACCCGTTTCGTGCGCGGCCACACCATGCTGGGCGGCATCGAGGTTCGCCGCGGCACTTCGGTCCGGGTCTTCCTGGCCAGTGCCAATCGCGACGAGAGCGTCTTCCACGCGGCCGATCGTTTCGATCCCGAGCGCTTCCTGCCCGGACGGCCGCCGGTGCCGGTGCTGTCCTTCGGGGCCGGACGCCATGCCTGCCCGGGCCGGCCGCTTGCCTCGGCCATCATCGCCGAAGCCCTGCGCCGCCTGGCCAGCGGCTTTCAGGACATCCGCCCCGCCGAGGACTGCGACCCCACCATCACCGGAGAGGGCTTCCGCCGGCCGCGGCGCCTGACCCTGGTGCTGGATCCGCGCCGGCGCCCGGCCACCGCCAGCCTGCCGGGTGCGGCCGTCGCCTGA
- the mscL gene encoding large conductance mechanosensitive channel protein MscL yields the protein MKLIDEFRVFAVKGNAFDLAVGVIIGAAFGAIVTSLVNDVIMPPIGYITGGIDFTDIFINLSGGDYPSLAAAKEAGAATINVGVFLNRVISFLIVAWVLFLLVRQMNRLKRKEEAAPTAPAAPPPELLVLQEIRDLLATERNQPKS from the coding sequence ATGAAACTGATCGACGAATTCCGCGTCTTCGCGGTCAAGGGCAATGCCTTCGATCTGGCGGTGGGCGTCATCATCGGTGCCGCCTTTGGCGCGATCGTGACATCGCTGGTCAACGACGTGATTATGCCGCCGATCGGATACATCACCGGCGGTATCGACTTCACCGACATTTTCATCAACCTGTCCGGCGGCGATTATCCGAGCCTTGCGGCGGCCAAGGAGGCCGGTGCCGCCACCATCAATGTCGGCGTCTTCCTGAACCGGGTGATCAGTTTCCTGATCGTGGCCTGGGTACTGTTCCTTCTGGTCCGCCAGATGAACCGCCTGAAGCGCAAGGAGGAAGCCGCCCCCACGGCCCCGGCCGCACCGCCGCCGGAACTGCTGGTGCTGCAGGAGATCCGCGACCTGCTGGCGACGGAGCGGAACCAGCCGAAATCCTGA
- a CDS encoding LysE family translocator: MTPLDALLRGMALGLAVAAPVGPVGLLCLRRAVTGGFTAGLASGFGVAAADFVYAVIAAFGLGAALGIAAIDPLWPQLAGAALILWIGLGAVRRGRAVLASGDAGPPANPGRAGRDVLGAFLLTLSNPMTIASFAGLFAGLGLGATPAGAAPLVPAALAVGVFLGSLGWWVMLSAAGSRFGRRLGARSLARIDIGAGLALMAGAIWLAAEAAG, encoded by the coding sequence ATGACGCCGCTCGATGCCCTCCTCCGCGGCATGGCCCTCGGCCTTGCGGTCGCAGCCCCCGTCGGGCCGGTCGGCCTGCTCTGCCTCAGGCGCGCCGTGACCGGCGGCTTCACGGCCGGGCTCGCCTCGGGCTTCGGGGTGGCGGCGGCGGATTTCGTCTATGCGGTGATCGCAGCCTTCGGCCTCGGCGCCGCGCTCGGCATCGCCGCCATCGACCCGCTCTGGCCGCAGCTCGCCGGGGCAGCCCTGATCCTGTGGATCGGCCTGGGGGCGGTGCGCCGCGGCCGGGCCGTGCTTGCCAGCGGCGATGCGGGGCCGCCGGCCAATCCTGGCCGGGCCGGGCGCGACGTGCTCGGCGCCTTTCTGCTCACCCTTTCCAACCCCATGACCATCGCGAGCTTCGCGGGCCTCTTCGCCGGGCTCGGTCTCGGCGCCACGCCCGCGGGGGCAGCTCCGCTGGTGCCGGCGGCACTGGCCGTCGGTGTCTTCCTGGGGTCGCTCGGCTGGTGGGTGATGCTCTCTGCGGCCGGCAGCCGCTTCGGCCGCAGACTCGGGGCCCGCAGCCTCGCCCGCATCGATATCGGGGCGGGCCTGGCGCTCATGGCCGGTGCCATCTGGCTGGCGGCCGAAGCCGCCGGCTGA
- a CDS encoding GTP-binding protein: MEKIPVTVLTGYLGAGKTTLLNRILTEQHGRKYAVIVNEFGEIGIDGDLVVDADEEVFTMNNGCLCCTVRGDLIRIVGALLKRSGNLDGILIETTGLAEPAPVAQTFFLDRDIASRTQLDGVVTVVDALNLEKRLVDAPEAAQQVAFADIIVLNKTDLVDADTLARVEATIRRLNPLAQIHRTERSNVALEAILGRGAFDLKRALALEPEFLSGGDDHHHHHHHDHDHGHDHHDHDHDHDHDHAPATPGVLAHDHDLSISSLSLTTDQPLDKTLFESWLSMLLMTKGQDILRFKGILNFAGQNRRFVLQGVHMISEGTLDRPWAEGETRRSRLVVIGRDLDAAELKRGFDGNVA; the protein is encoded by the coding sequence ATGGAAAAGATTCCCGTCACCGTGCTCACCGGTTATCTGGGGGCCGGCAAGACCACGCTGCTCAACCGTATCCTGACCGAACAGCATGGCCGCAAATATGCCGTCATCGTCAACGAGTTCGGCGAGATCGGCATCGACGGCGACCTCGTCGTGGACGCGGACGAGGAAGTCTTCACCATGAACAATGGCTGCCTGTGCTGCACGGTGCGTGGCGATCTGATCCGGATCGTCGGTGCCCTGCTCAAGCGCTCGGGCAATCTCGACGGCATCCTGATCGAGACCACCGGCCTTGCCGAACCCGCACCGGTCGCCCAGACCTTCTTCCTGGACCGCGACATCGCCAGCCGCACCCAGCTGGACGGCGTGGTGACGGTGGTCGACGCGCTGAACCTTGAAAAGCGCCTGGTCGATGCGCCGGAAGCCGCCCAACAGGTGGCCTTCGCCGATATCATCGTGCTCAACAAGACCGATCTGGTCGATGCCGACACGCTGGCGCGGGTGGAAGCCACCATCCGCCGGCTGAATCCGCTGGCACAGATCCACCGCACCGAGCGCAGCAATGTGGCGCTGGAGGCGATTCTCGGCCGTGGTGCCTTCGATCTGAAGCGGGCGCTGGCGCTGGAGCCGGAGTTCCTGAGCGGAGGCGACGACCACCACCATCATCACCACCACGATCATGATCACGGCCATGACCATCATGATCATGATCATGACCACGACCATGATCACGCCCCGGCCACCCCGGGCGTGCTGGCCCACGACCACGATCTGTCGATCTCCAGCCTGTCGCTGACCACCGATCAGCCGCTGGACAAGACCCTGTTCGAAAGCTGGCTCAGCATGCTGCTGATGACCAAGGGCCAGGACATCCTGCGCTTCAAGGGCATCCTGAACTTCGCCGGCCAGAACCGGCGCTTCGTCCTGCAGGGCGTGCACATGATCTCGGAAGGCACGCTCGACCGCCCCTGGGCCGAGGGAGAGACCCGGCGCAGCCGCCTGGTGGTGATCGGCCGTGACCTCGATGCCGCCGAGCTGAAGCGGGGGTTCGATGGCAACGTTGCTTGA
- a CDS encoding hemin ABC transporter substrate-binding protein: MRPADLNRRRFLAGTAALGLGGAVAGLVGRAAFAAGPAASDRLVTIGAAVTETVWALGAGDRIVAVDTTSQSPAEVMKLPKVGYMRTLAAEGLIATGATRVIADDGAGPASTLDQVRAAGIDVRMIHSATRIDEVEAAIMAVGRAVGLEGPAGELGRTVAADLAGLAAMAQTRGHHPSVMCVIGIGNSGLMAAGRDTAAAAVIRLAGGRNAFDEVADYAPVSAEAAAASAPEVLVMPEHAITRMGGRDAILNLPQLRLTPAAQAGRLLAIDGRALAGLGPSTARIAAGFAAELDRAGV, from the coding sequence ATGCGCCCGGCCGACCTGAACCGGCGGCGGTTCCTGGCAGGCACCGCTGCGCTGGGGCTTGGTGGCGCCGTCGCCGGCCTGGTCGGCCGCGCCGCCTTCGCAGCCGGTCCTGCGGCATCGGACAGGCTGGTGACCATCGGGGCCGCCGTCACCGAAACCGTCTGGGCGCTGGGGGCGGGGGATCGCATCGTTGCGGTCGACACCACCAGCCAGAGCCCGGCCGAGGTCATGAAACTGCCCAAGGTCGGCTATATGCGCACGCTGGCCGCCGAAGGGCTGATCGCAACCGGCGCCACCCGGGTGATCGCGGATGACGGGGCGGGCCCGGCTTCGACACTCGATCAGGTGCGCGCGGCAGGCATCGACGTGCGGATGATCCATTCCGCGACCCGGATCGACGAGGTCGAGGCGGCGATCATGGCCGTGGGCCGGGCCGTCGGGCTGGAAGGCCCGGCCGGAGAGCTTGGCCGGACGGTCGCCGCCGATCTCGCCGGTCTGGCGGCGATGGCGCAGACCCGCGGGCATCACCCGTCGGTGATGTGCGTGATCGGCATCGGTAATTCCGGGCTGATGGCTGCCGGGCGCGATACCGCGGCCGCTGCCGTGATCCGGCTGGCCGGTGGCCGCAATGCCTTCGACGAGGTGGCCGACTACGCCCCGGTTTCGGCCGAGGCGGCTGCCGCCTCGGCACCCGAGGTTCTGGTCATGCCCGAACATGCCATCACCCGCATGGGCGGCCGCGATGCCATCCTGAACCTGCCGCAGCTCAGGCTGACGCCGGCGGCGCAGGCCGGCCGGCTGCTGGCGATCGACGGCCGGGCGCTTGCCGGTCTCGGCCCTTCCACCGCCCGCATCGCCGCCGGCTTCGCCGCCGAGCTCGACCGGGCCGGGGTCTGA
- a CDS encoding Lrp/AsnC family transcriptional regulator: protein MIDDADRKIIARLQADARTPMAELGQAAGLSTSAAHDRVRRLTERGVIRGMTVRVAPEAIGRGVLGFVFVALGGPAVEAAFVETLRSDPAVLECHHVTGDWSYLLKVRVADIAGLEALLGRLKATGALIRSHSMIALSSPKDDGVPSPFPDAPGLLPGLPPAEVMS from the coding sequence ATGATAGACGACGCCGACCGGAAAATCATCGCCCGGCTTCAGGCCGATGCCCGCACGCCGATGGCCGAGCTGGGGCAGGCCGCAGGGCTTTCCACCTCGGCCGCGCACGACCGCGTGCGCCGGCTGACCGAACGCGGGGTGATCCGGGGCATGACCGTACGCGTCGCGCCCGAGGCCATCGGCCGGGGCGTGCTGGGTTTCGTCTTCGTGGCGCTGGGCGGCCCTGCGGTCGAAGCCGCATTCGTCGAGACACTGCGGTCCGATCCGGCGGTGCTTGAATGCCATCACGTCACCGGCGACTGGTCCTATCTGCTCAAGGTGCGGGTGGCGGATATCGCGGGGCTCGAAGCCCTGCTCGGCCGGCTGAAGGCGACCGGGGCGCTGATCCGCAGCCACAGCATGATCGCCCTCTCCTCCCCCAAGGATGACGGCGTCCCCTCGCCCTTCCCGGATGCCCCCGGCCTCCTTCCCGGCCTGCCGCCGGCCGAGGTGATGTCATGA
- a CDS encoding hemin-degrading factor has translation MTMPSIDQSADLAARRAALAASEPGLRVRDQAARLGVSEGELVASGIGSNVILLDAEPGDLIRAVESLGPVMALTRNEHAVHEIVGTYGNVSLGAHAGLVINKPIDLRLFLNRWFASLVVEEARGDTTLSSLQFFDRHGVAMHKIYLRPESDRAAWAALIEAKRAAVQVPPAFETAPEAEEIPADAPAGFDAGSFLSDWEHLADTHDFLPMLKRHGVSRPAALKLAEGRFARRLSQGAFRAALEAAARDQVKIMIFVPNPGCIQISGGTIHRVEPRGPWINILDPGFNLHVREDHIAAAWQVDKPTVDGTVTAVELYDEAGELFLIMVGVRETGVPELPEWRALVHALPGVAG, from the coding sequence ATGACCATGCCCTCCATCGATCAGAGCGCCGATCTTGCCGCCCGCCGGGCGGCCCTTGCCGCGTCAGAGCCGGGGCTGCGTGTCCGGGACCAGGCCGCCCGTCTGGGCGTGTCGGAAGGTGAACTCGTGGCATCCGGCATCGGCAGCAACGTCATTCTTCTGGATGCCGAGCCGGGTGATCTGATCCGGGCCGTCGAGAGCCTGGGTCCGGTGATGGCGCTGACCCGCAACGAGCATGCGGTGCACGAGATCGTCGGCACTTACGGCAATGTGTCGCTCGGCGCCCATGCCGGTCTGGTCATCAACAAGCCGATCGACCTGCGCCTGTTTCTGAACCGTTGGTTCGCGAGCCTGGTGGTCGAGGAGGCCCGCGGCGACACGACGCTGTCGAGCCTGCAGTTCTTCGATCGCCATGGCGTCGCCATGCACAAGATCTATCTGCGCCCCGAAAGCGACCGTGCCGCCTGGGCAGCGCTGATCGAGGCGAAGCGTGCCGCGGTGCAGGTGCCGCCGGCCTTCGAGACGGCGCCCGAGGCCGAGGAGATCCCGGCCGATGCGCCGGCCGGTTTCGATGCCGGTTCCTTCCTGTCGGATTGGGAGCATCTGGCCGATACGCACGATTTCCTGCCGATGCTGAAGCGCCATGGCGTCTCTCGCCCGGCGGCGCTGAAGCTGGCCGAGGGCCGCTTTGCCCGCAGGCTTTCGCAGGGGGCGTTCCGTGCGGCGCTGGAGGCTGCGGCGCGCGACCAGGTGAAGATCATGATCTTCGTGCCCAATCCGGGCTGCATCCAGATCTCGGGCGGGACCATCCATCGCGTGGAACCGCGCGGGCCCTGGATCAACATCCTGGACCCGGGCTTCAACCTGCATGTCCGCGAAGACCATATCGCCGCCGCCTGGCAGGTCGACAAGCCGACCGTCGACGGCACGGTCACGGCGGTCGAGCTTTATGACGAGGCGGGTGAGCTGTTCCTGATCATGGTCGGCGTGCGCGAAACCGGCGTACCCGAGCTGCCCGAATGGCGTGCCCTGGTCCATGCCCTGCCGGGGGTGGCCGGCTGA
- the hemP gene encoding hemin uptake protein HemP, with product MHTEPADVRIEAETGHRSPSRTGPGGPASLDSHALLGTAGEVLIAHCGETYRLRRTRQNKLILTK from the coding sequence ATGCACACCGAACCCGCGGACGTCCGTATCGAGGCCGAGACCGGCCACCGCTCACCATCGCGCACCGGCCCGGGCGGGCCGGCCAGCCTTGACAGCCATGCGCTGCTCGGCACCGCGGGTGAGGTGCTGATCGCGCATTGCGGCGAGACCTACCGTCTGCGCCGCACAAGACAGAACAAGCTGATTTTGACCAAGTGA
- a CDS encoding TonB-dependent hemoglobin/transferrin/lactoferrin family receptor produces MSFCFAPDQRIDRRRLSALALMLAAGTALAAGTVPHQAAAADAAGPAQEVQLAAGRAPIELDPVTVLGTRTEKAASEVPASIGVVGQEEIKIRQADDLGDLVDDMPGVEMSGGPRRTAMQPVIRGLTGERVVLRVDGARQNFESGHRGRIFIDPSLLERVEVRRGPASSLYGSGAIGGVMEVDTLSPGRFLEEGEPWGGEVGVSWESNGDGFGAHAIGATRLGANAEALVGITGFDADDLENGSGETIPYTADDVRSGLAKLVFRPAEGHELTASYLQFRDDHIIPSAANTNTNSIIVDRKTDQKTMTLGWRFDGNGNPWFDLDAKVYRTETALEERRTDTGRFDETDLATTGIDIANTSRFQPGGFGSHAVTYGVEAYRDDQDGKRDGGARPQYPDAQQDIFGLFIQDEIVFFERLTFTPGVRYDRFDREADGLDSKSDDAVSPSISVAYAVTPWLKAYASYAEAFRAPSLTELYATGQHFPGNNFEANPDLRPETAKNKEIGLTLSEDGILVQGDRLTGRVAIFRNDVEDFIEQIVDFRGGRTTRDNVQDARLEGVEVELAYDAPLWFATFGAARIRGDDRTEGDPLGGLPGDKVSLGGGLKFMGGDVVTGWRLVAHDKQDRIANGETVTPGYAVHDAWISFQPSDGGLRGARFDLAVDNVFDKTYRQALSELDDPGRTVKLTAAYRF; encoded by the coding sequence GTGTCGTTCTGCTTCGCACCCGACCAGCGCATTGATCGCCGACGGTTGTCGGCGCTTGCCCTGATGCTCGCCGCCGGTACAGCGCTTGCCGCCGGTACCGTGCCCCATCAAGCCGCTGCCGCCGATGCCGCCGGCCCGGCGCAGGAGGTGCAGCTTGCCGCCGGCCGCGCCCCGATCGAACTCGATCCGGTGACCGTGCTCGGCACCCGGACCGAGAAGGCGGCAAGCGAGGTTCCGGCCTCGATCGGTGTCGTCGGCCAGGAAGAGATCAAGATCCGCCAGGCCGATGATCTGGGCGATCTGGTCGACGATATGCCCGGCGTCGAGATGTCGGGCGGCCCGCGCCGCACCGCCATGCAGCCTGTGATCCGCGGCCTGACCGGAGAGCGGGTGGTGCTGCGGGTCGATGGTGCGCGCCAGAATTTCGAAAGCGGCCATCGCGGCCGGATCTTCATCGATCCCTCGCTGCTGGAGCGGGTGGAGGTGCGGCGCGGCCCTGCTTCCTCGCTCTATGGCAGCGGCGCCATCGGCGGCGTGATGGAGGTCGACACCCTCAGCCCCGGACGGTTCCTGGAAGAGGGTGAGCCCTGGGGCGGCGAGGTCGGTGTCAGCTGGGAAAGCAATGGCGACGGCTTCGGCGCCCATGCGATCGGCGCGACCCGGCTTGGCGCCAATGCAGAAGCCCTGGTCGGCATCACCGGCTTCGATGCCGACGATCTTGAGAACGGCTCGGGCGAGACCATCCCCTATACCGCCGACGATGTCCGCAGCGGCCTGGCCAAGCTGGTCTTCCGGCCGGCCGAGGGCCATGAGCTGACGGCGTCTTACCTGCAGTTCCGCGACGACCACATCATCCCGTCGGCGGCCAATACCAACACCAACAGCATCATCGTCGACCGCAAGACCGACCAGAAGACCATGACGCTCGGCTGGCGCTTCGACGGCAACGGCAACCCCTGGTTCGATCTGGACGCGAAGGTCTACCGCACCGAGACCGCGCTGGAAGAGCGCCGGACCGATACCGGCCGCTTCGACGAGACCGATCTTGCGACCACCGGCATCGACATCGCCAACACCAGCCGCTTCCAGCCAGGCGGTTTCGGCAGCCATGCGGTGACCTATGGTGTCGAGGCCTATCGCGATGATCAGGACGGCAAGCGTGACGGCGGCGCCCGGCCGCAATATCCGGATGCGCAGCAGGACATTTTCGGCCTGTTCATCCAGGACGAGATCGTGTTCTTCGAACGCCTGACCTTCACGCCGGGCGTGCGCTACGACCGCTTCGACCGCGAGGCGGATGGCCTGGACAGCAAGTCCGACGATGCCGTCAGCCCGTCGATCTCGGTCGCCTATGCGGTGACGCCCTGGCTGAAGGCCTATGCCAGCTATGCCGAAGCTTTCCGCGCGCCCTCGCTGACCGAGCTTTATGCCACGGGTCAGCACTTCCCCGGCAATAACTTTGAAGCCAACCCCGATCTGCGGCCGGAGACGGCAAAGAACAAGGAAATCGGCCTCACCCTGTCGGAGGATGGCATCCTGGTTCAGGGCGACCGCCTCACCGGGCGGGTTGCGATCTTCCGCAATGACGTCGAAGATTTCATCGAGCAGATCGTCGACTTCCGGGGCGGCAGGACAACGCGTGACAACGTCCAGGATGCCAGGCTGGAAGGCGTGGAGGTTGAACTCGCCTATGACGCGCCGCTGTGGTTCGCGACCTTCGGGGCCGCGCGCATCCGTGGCGACGACCGGACCGAGGGTGATCCGCTGGGCGGCCTGCCGGGCGACAAGGTGTCGCTGGGCGGCGGCCTGAAGTTCATGGGCGGCGATGTGGTGACCGGCTGGCGCCTGGTCGCTCACGACAAACAGGACCGGATCGCCAATGGCGAGACGGTGACCCCGGGCTATGCCGTCCATGACGCCTGGATCAGCTTTCAGCCGTCGGATGGCGGCCTGCGCGGGGCGCGCTTCGACCTGGCCGTCGACAATGTCTTCGACAAGACTTATCGCCAGGCGCTGTCGGAACTGGACGATCCGGGACGGACCGTCAAGCTGACCGCTGCCTATCGCTTCTGA
- a CDS encoding ATP-binding cassette domain-containing protein produces MLSLTRATCRRGGRTLVDEADLDIQPGRLVAILGCNGAGKSTLLGLATGAIRPDGGRVALDGVSLERIPAERLARRRAVMGQADMLGFAFTAAEVVALGRAPFRGVATPDEDAVAIRQAMLDTGIGPLADRIVTRLSGGERRRVQLARTLAQAAGCRAEPGTRALLLDEPNAALDIARQRDLARVMRQAADGGLAVAAVLHDPDLAAAVADEVVLMRAGRILDRGTPAQVLTAAALDAVYDVTAHVVLDGTTGRPRIGFSWL; encoded by the coding sequence ATGCTGAGCCTCACCCGTGCCACCTGCCGCCGCGGCGGCCGGACCCTGGTCGACGAAGCCGATCTCGACATTCAGCCGGGGCGTCTGGTGGCGATCCTGGGCTGCAACGGCGCGGGTAAATCGACCCTGCTCGGCCTTGCCACCGGTGCGATCCGCCCCGATGGCGGCCGAGTGGCGCTGGACGGAGTGTCGCTGGAGCGGATTCCGGCAGAAAGGCTCGCCCGCCGGCGGGCCGTGATGGGGCAGGCCGACATGCTGGGCTTCGCCTTCACCGCGGCCGAGGTGGTGGCGCTGGGCCGCGCGCCCTTCCGCGGCGTGGCGACGCCGGACGAGGATGCGGTGGCGATCCGCCAGGCGATGCTGGATACCGGCATCGGGCCGCTGGCCGACCGCATCGTCACCCGGCTGTCCGGCGGCGAGCGACGCCGTGTGCAGCTGGCCCGGACCCTCGCCCAGGCGGCGGGGTGCCGGGCCGAGCCCGGCACCCGGGCGCTGTTGCTCGACGAACCCAATGCCGCACTCGACATCGCCCGCCAGCGCGATCTGGCGCGGGTGATGCGTCAGGCTGCAGATGGCGGGCTGGCGGTGGCGGCCGTGCTTCACGACCCGGATCTGGCGGCGGCAGTTGCCGACGAGGTGGTGTTGATGCGGGCCGGGCGGATCCTGGACCGGGGCACGCCCGCACAGGTGCTGACGGCGGCGGCGCTGGATGCCGTCTATGACGTCACCGCCCATGTCGTGCTGGACGGCACCACCGGCCGGCCGCGGATCGGCTTCAGCTGGCTTTGA